Proteins co-encoded in one Coregonus clupeaformis isolate EN_2021a chromosome 17, ASM2061545v1, whole genome shotgun sequence genomic window:
- the LOC121586506 gene encoding splicing factor 3B subunit 4 — protein sequence MAAGPISERNQDATVYVGGLDEKVAEPLLWELFLQAGPVVNTHMPKDRVTGQHQGYGFVEFLSEEDADYAIKIMNMIKLYGKPIRVNKASAHNKNLDVGANIFIGNLDPEIDEKLLYDTFSAFGVILQTPKIMRDPDTGNSKGYAFINFASFDASDAAIEAMNGQYLCNRPITVSYAFKKDSKGERHGSAAERLLAAQNPLSQADRPHQLFADAPPPLSASTPVLTTLGVGMPMPGMPPPGAFPPVPPPGSMPPGMPPGMPPAPGTPGPQGGGSGPPPGPPPFHQGMHPGMSQMPMHPHGHPPGMVPPPGPPGSNQHRAPPPPGMPPHPHMGMPPRGPYGHPMGHPMHPGMRGPPPPMPPPGYGGGPPRPPPFGFQRGPPMPPRPPGGPPRGPMRGPMPP from the exons ATGGCGGCGGGACCAATTTCGGAGCGAAACCAAG ATGCCACTGTGTATGTGGGTGGTCTGGATGAGAAAGTGGCAGAGCCACTGCTGTGGGAGCTCTTCCTACAGGCTGGGCCTGTGGTCAACACACACATGCCCAAAGACAGAGTCACGGGACAACACCAAG GCTATGGCTTTGTTGAGTTCCTCAGTGAAGAGGATGCGGACTATGCCATCAAGATTATGAACATGATTAAACTATACGGTAAGCCCATCCGTGTCAACAAGGCCTCAGCGCACAACAAGAACCTGGATGTGGGCGCCAACATCTTCATCGGTAACCTAGACCCGGAGATCGACGAGAAACTCCTCTACGACACGTTCAGCGCCTTTGGGGTCATACTGCAGACGCCCAAGATCATGCGCGACCCGGACACTGGCAACTCCAAGGGCTACGCCTTCATCAACTTTGCCAGTTTCGACGCCTCTGACGCAGCCATCGAGGCCATGAACGGCCAGTACCTGTGCAACCGACCCATTACGGTGTCATACGCCTTCAAGAAGGACTCCAAGGGTGAGCGGCACGGCTCGGCCGCTGAACGCCTCCTAGCTGCTCAGAACCCGCTTTCGCAGGCCGATCGGCCGCATCAGCTATTCGCAGATGCACCGCCACCCCTCTCTGCCTCGACCCCTGTCCTCACCACCCTGGGAGTCGGGATGCCCATGcctg GCATGCCCCCTCCTGGTGCCTTCCCTCCTGTGCCACCCCCCGGATCCATGCCCCCTGGTATGCCCCCTGGCATGCCCCCAGCCCCAGGGACACCAGGACCCCAGGGAGGGGGCTCAGGCCCCCCACCTGGCCCACCACCCTTCCACCAGGGCATGCACCCGG GAATGTCCCAGATGCCCATGCATCCTCATGGCCACCCCCCAGGTATGGTGCCTCCACCGGGCCCCCCAGGATCCAACCAGCACCGGGCACCTCCACCCCCTGGCATGCCCCCTCATCCACACATGGGCATGCCACCGAGAGGGCCCTATGGGCATCCCATGG GTCACCCCATGCATCCAGGTATGAGAGGACCCCCTCCTCCCATGCCCCCACCAGGCTACGGTGGGGGTCCCCCTCGTCCACCTCCGTTTGGTTTCCAGAGGGGGCCTCCAATGCCACCGAGGCCCCCCGGCGGCCCACCTCGAGGCCCCATGAGAGGACCAATGCCCCCATAG